CTGCACTTGTTCTGTCAGCACTTCTAACATCGATGAGCCAAGTGTTCTATGCCAAGCAAGTACAGGAGGTACCCACCTTTTTATTTACGGGTATTAGTTTTTTCATTACAGCGATTTATTTCTCATTCTTTGCCCGAAAACGAAAGCAATTGAATGTGTGGAAGGGAAATATAAAGAATGTAGTGAAGTTGAACGCTGCTACAGTGATAACATTTATGGGCTTTTATTTTGCCTTAAAATATGTTGAGTCCGCGATTGTAAGTGCACTTGAAATGGGCATTGGACCGCTTTTTGTTTTAATAATAGCTGTTTTTGCTAAGGAGTCCATTCCTCGGGTTCAATGGGCAATTGCTTTAGGAACATTTATTGCTTGTACTATACTAATAGTAGCTGTTATTAGTGGGAAATCAGCTGTTCAAATGGACCTAACCTTGCCTGTAATTGTGGCATTAATAGCGAGTGTTGGCTGTGGGATTGGTGCAGTTCTCTGTACAATCTACTCAAAGCGATTAAGTGAGGCTGGTTGGACTACTTCTATGATTTTAGCTAACCGCTATTATGGCATAATTTTATTATCTTTTTCT
This genomic stretch from Lysinibacillus pakistanensis harbors:
- a CDS encoding DMT family transporter — its product is MVEIIKKHTTTVGLTALVLSALLTSMSQVFYAKQVQEVPTFLFTGISFFITAIYFSFFARKRKQLNVWKGNIKNVVKLNAATVITFMGFYFALKYVESAIVSALEMGIGPLFVLIIAVFAKESIPRVQWAIALGTFIACTILIVAVISGKSAVQMDLTLPVIVALIASVGCGIGAVLCTIYSKRLSEAGWTTSMILANRYYGIILLSFSATFDIFFNYFSGNISWILAVTVIGVMLPMYLLQIGIQYCSSLIVMMSLCFVPIFTFFFQLFDPRLSWSPISFIGISLLFILGVCSLYLEKKSVSE